Proteins found in one Terribacillus sp. DMT04 genomic segment:
- a CDS encoding PspA/IM30 family protein — translation MENIFTRIKQAVAADFHEILDKKEEKNPTVQLSQYIRQCEQQAKKIRELIEKQYQLKHDFTKEYHAAQAMADKRERQAKLAAEQEEAELAEQAQDERIQYQERADKIKAMMDKANADLQELEKKYVQMKHKLKDLYVKKMEFAERENVAKAHRGMNEVLKNKPEFEFVSSKFNDLEGYIDRLERKVNDDYRKQTLDAKLANLERKSS, via the coding sequence ATGGAAAATATCTTTACACGAATCAAACAGGCGGTTGCAGCAGATTTTCACGAGATTTTGGATAAGAAGGAAGAAAAGAATCCGACGGTGCAGCTGAGTCAGTATATCCGTCAATGTGAGCAGCAGGCGAAGAAGATCCGTGAACTGATTGAAAAGCAGTACCAGCTGAAGCATGACTTCACGAAAGAATATCATGCTGCACAGGCAATGGCTGATAAAAGAGAACGTCAGGCGAAGTTAGCTGCAGAACAAGAAGAAGCCGAACTTGCAGAGCAAGCACAAGATGAACGTATACAATATCAAGAGCGAGCAGACAAAATCAAAGCGATGATGGATAAAGCAAATGCGGACTTGCAAGAGCTTGAAAAAAAATACGTTCAAATGAAGCACAAGCTGAAGGATCTTTATGTAAAGAAAATGGAGTTTGCAGAGCGGGAGAATGTTGCGAAAGCACATCGCGGTATGAATGAAGTGTTGAAGAATAAGCCGGAATTCGAATTCGTTTCCAGCAAGTTCAACGATCTAGAGGGATACATTGATCGTCTGGAACGAAAAGTCAATGATGATTATCGCAAACAGACGCTGGATGCGAAGCTTGCGAATCTGGAAAGGAAATCTAGTTAA
- a CDS encoding sensor histidine kinase: MSNIVKRHVVFGMLYSVLMLAGLVVLYVLNYPVNNWRAVLNIHDSSVPFIIAAPVFVLFSGALLGLFSGLYWRRRWHQAAQELEGIREGQQPMKKRSFSISELQHTWTALERLQLYMNEQAKIAQKLTNERVIDREEEVQRIVSEERNRLARELHDSVSQELFAASMLISALTESEEENAPMLIALKQLESMVQQSQLEMRALLLHLRPAALKGKTLQEGMDLLLVDLQAKVPLTISWELDEFPVEKGIEDQLFRIVQESVSNTLRHAKAESLAIKLLQRDGFIILLVTDDGIGFEMDTEQLGAYGLQNMKERAAEIGAHLRVVSVPKQGTRLEVRVPMLDREEEEA, translated from the coding sequence ATGAGTAATATCGTTAAACGGCATGTCGTCTTCGGGATGCTGTATAGTGTCTTGATGCTGGCAGGTTTAGTCGTTCTGTATGTACTTAATTACCCCGTTAATAATTGGCGGGCAGTTTTAAATATACATGACAGCTCGGTACCTTTTATCATTGCAGCTCCGGTATTTGTATTGTTTTCAGGTGCTTTGCTTGGTCTGTTTTCAGGTCTGTATTGGCGCAGGCGCTGGCACCAAGCTGCACAGGAATTAGAAGGCATCCGTGAAGGACAGCAGCCAATGAAGAAACGCAGCTTTAGTATATCCGAACTGCAGCATACGTGGACTGCGCTAGAGCGGTTGCAGCTGTATATGAATGAACAAGCGAAAATCGCACAAAAGCTGACTAATGAACGGGTAATTGATCGTGAGGAAGAAGTGCAGCGAATCGTTTCCGAAGAAAGAAATCGTTTGGCCCGGGAACTGCATGACTCGGTCAGCCAGGAGTTATTTGCTGCGTCCATGCTGATTTCTGCACTTACAGAATCAGAAGAAGAAAATGCACCTATGCTTATTGCGCTAAAACAGCTGGAGTCAATGGTGCAGCAATCACAGCTTGAGATGCGGGCACTGCTGCTTCATCTCAGACCTGCGGCATTAAAAGGGAAGACACTGCAAGAAGGAATGGATTTGCTGCTTGTTGATCTTCAAGCAAAAGTACCGCTCACGATTTCCTGGGAGCTGGATGAATTTCCGGTAGAAAAGGGCATTGAAGATCAGTTGTTTCGAATTGTGCAAGAATCTGTTTCAAATACGCTTCGTCATGCAAAAGCAGAGAGCTTGGCGATCAAGCTGCTTCAGCGGGATGGCTTCATCATTCTGCTTGTTACAGATGACGGAATTGGGTTTGAAATGGACACAGAACAACTAGGAGCTTACGGTTTGCAAAATATGAAGGAGCGGGCCGCGGAAATCGGCGCCCATTTGCGGGTGGTCAGTGTGCCGAAACAAGGTACACGGTTGGAGGTACGCGTTCCAATGCTCGACAGAGAGGAAGAAGAAGCGTGA
- the liaF gene encoding cell wall-active antibiotics response protein LiaF, whose product MKPNDMVRWLLITAAVVFLAEILISGTGVLIGAGIGIFIIYLGRRRLSAGKKPILLWIGIAIVALSLLQSFAFYLVLTAGIIYYFSKIHDNTADKPQVYHPSFEQTESEQEQVFEQKSLFQNSLFGAQSAGSGVYEWKDTNIQAFLGDTNIDLNYTVLPKEEAVLMVRKVLGNVRIVVPYDMEVDVHHSVVYGSVTIFDHKEKNSWNKVIHLRTKGYQQSSQRVKIVTSVVAGKLEVVRV is encoded by the coding sequence GTGAAACCAAATGATATGGTTCGCTGGCTGCTGATTACTGCCGCAGTCGTATTCCTTGCTGAAATATTAATTTCAGGCACAGGTGTACTGATTGGCGCGGGAATTGGTATCTTTATTATTTATCTGGGAAGACGGAGGCTCTCCGCCGGAAAAAAACCGATACTGCTTTGGATAGGGATAGCTATTGTGGCTTTAAGTTTATTGCAATCATTCGCTTTTTATCTTGTTTTGACTGCTGGTATTATCTATTACTTTTCTAAGATACATGATAATACAGCAGATAAGCCGCAAGTTTATCATCCATCCTTTGAACAAACAGAATCGGAACAAGAGCAAGTATTTGAACAAAAATCGCTGTTCCAAAACAGCTTGTTTGGTGCACAGTCTGCTGGAAGCGGCGTATATGAGTGGAAGGACACAAACATTCAAGCCTTTCTCGGTGATACGAATATCGACTTAAATTATACCGTGCTGCCAAAAGAAGAGGCGGTGCTGATGGTACGAAAAGTACTTGGGAATGTCCGGATTGTTGTTCCGTATGATATGGAGGTGGATGTGCATCATTCGGTGGTATATGGCTCCGTCACCATCTTTGATCATAAAGAAAAGAACAGCTGGAATAAAGTGATTCATCTGCGGACAAAAGGTTACCAGCAATCCAGTCAGCGCGTCAAAATTGTCACAAGTGTAGTGGCAGGCAAGCTGGAGGTGGTGCGCGTATGA
- a CDS encoding flagellar basal body rod protein, producing MKKVLLIIGAVVAVAVLLANLGSLLVLAISVAVGYYGLRRFVMTDAVGAKIGWGVVIGIGVCISLSNLPALIGLAALAALYYMYKAWKKDKEAEKFDFTL from the coding sequence ATGAAGAAGGTGTTGTTGATTATTGGGGCGGTTGTTGCGGTGGCTGTGCTGTTGGCGAATCTTGGGTCGCTGCTTGTATTGGCGATTAGTGTGGCTGTTGGTTATTACGGATTGAGAAGGTTCGTTATGACTGATGCTGTTGGCGCCAAGATTGGCTGGGGTGTCGTAATTGGAATTGGGGTTTGTATCTCGCTTTCCAACCTGCCAGCGCTGATTGGTTTGGCTGCTTTGGCTGCTCTTTATTACATGTATAAAGCATGGAAAAAAGATAAAGAAGCAGAGAAGTTTGACTTTACTCTCTAA